A single genomic interval of Labeo rohita strain BAU-BD-2019 chromosome 13, IGBB_LRoh.1.0, whole genome shotgun sequence harbors:
- the bcl2l11 gene encoding bcl-2-like protein 11 yields the protein MSDTSREQTLANGPASRGSGESAGGGAVLRSEHFDFPQPSDGDPLRGGISMSNSHQSRSPMCRTFSRSSSGYFSVDSDSVPGSPLMPNISEAQDGQNDEVWFAEPSHQRVQMEAPDEAMGREMAVARELRRIGDEFNRLYCQGAGAGGNNAAQLRAPNEHAIVVWMNVLIGHVVQFFLRRR from the exons ATGTCTGACACGTCCAG AGAGCAAACGCTGGCCAATGGCCCGGCCTCGCGGGGAAGCGGAGAGAGCGCCGGTGGCGGAGCTGTCTTGCGCTCCGAGCACTTTGACTTCCCTCAGCCGAGCGATGGGGACCCGTTAAGGGGAGGGATTTCCATGTCGAATAGTCACCAGTCGAGGTCACCGATGTGCCGAACCTTCTCCAGGTCCTCTAGTGGCTATTTTTCCGTCGACAGCGATTCTGTGCCAGGTTCCCCTCTAATGCCCAATATTTCCGAAGCGCAAGACGGCCAAAATGATG AGGTATGGTTTGCCGAACCTAGCCATCAGCGCGTGCAGATGGAAGCACCTGACGAAGCCATGGGGCGGGAGATGGCGGTCGCACGGGAGCTGCGGCGCATTGGAGATGAGTTCAACCGTCTGTACTGTCAAGGG GCCGGTGCAGGCGGGAACAACGCGGCCCAGCTGCGCGCTCCCAATGAACACGCCATCGTCGTGTGGATGAACGTCCTCATCGGACACGTAGTACAGTTTTTCCTACGAAGAAGATGA